The following coding sequences lie in one Alosa sapidissima isolate fAloSap1 chromosome 15, fAloSap1.pri, whole genome shotgun sequence genomic window:
- the LOC121684238 gene encoding fucolectin-1-like, with translation METLFLIIAHVAGFTVLAVPLPQATNLALYGRATQSDLIGNPWSGYSDAHNAIDGNRDPNFNHGSCTATDTETDPWWRVDLLSPYIITSVVITNREDCCPERLNGAQIRIGNSLLDNGNNNPLAGVISSIPAGKSLAFTLDNGTQGRYLNVFLPGLKKLLTLCEVEVYGYPAPNGENVALKGKATQSDLSENGFANNAIDGNHDANASHGSCTQTQSNLNPWWRVDLLQNYKVFSVIITNRILFPSRLNGAEIRIGNSLEQNGVNNPRCAVISSVPAGLSETFECNGMEGRYVIVVIRGRAEYLSLCEVEVYGSPLE, from the exons ATGGAAACACTTTTCTTGATTATCGCTCATGTGGCAGGATTCACAGTTCTGGCAGTGCCACTACCTCAAG CTACAAATTTGGCATTGTATGGAAGGGCCACACAATCAGACCTAATTGGCAACCCATGGTCAGGGTACAGTGATGCCCACAATGCCATTGATGGAAATCGTGACCCAAATTTTAATCATGGATCCTGCACCGCCACTGATACAGAAACAGATCCCTGGTGGAGGGTTGATCTTTTGAGCCCGTACATAATCACCTCCGTCGTCATCACCAACAGAGAAGACTGCTGCCCTGAAAGACTCAACGGAGCTCAGATTCGTATCGGCAACTCCCTGCTGGACAATGGCAATAACAATCCACT GGCAGGAGTCATATCCTCCATCCCAGCTGGCAAATCCCTCGCCTTCACATTGGATAATGGGACACAGGGACGCTATCTTAATGTTTTTCTGCCTGGACTCAAAAAGCTTTTGACACTTTGTGAGGTTGAGGTGTATGGATATCCAGCTCCAAATG GTGAGAATGTGGCTTTAAAAGGGAAAGCAACGCAGTCAGACCTTTCTGAAAATGGATTTGCAAACAACGCCATCGATGGGAATCATGACGCCAATGCTTCTCATGGTTCCTGTACTCAAACACAATCTAATCTCAACCCTTGGTGGAGAGTGGATTTGCTTCAAAATTATAAAGTCTTTTCTGTGATAATCACCAACAGGATTTTGTTCCCCAGTAGACTGAATGGGGCTGAAATACGAATAGGAAATTCTTTGGAGCAGAATGGTGTCAACAACCCCAG gtgtGCAGTGATCTCCTCTGTTCCTGCTGGGTTGTCCGAGACCTTTGAATGTAATGGGATGGAGGGACGCTATGTTATTGTGGTGATTCGTGGACGTGCAGAGTATCTATCACTCTGTGAAGTGGAGGTGTACGGATCACCACTAGAGTAA